A single region of the Maylandia zebra isolate NMK-2024a linkage group LG17, Mzebra_GT3a, whole genome shotgun sequence genome encodes:
- the LOC112436227 gene encoding uncharacterized protein LOC112436227, with amino-acid sequence MMEKIEVLTLTLVLLCTVSGFSQRLTFAQIDGWNSHDQSDLRNKELSDVFTSAEMRKNGAENITEESTQMTKTEEQRGERNTSERNPTRELVEKVKTVKERRGDGLTSQIETEMEENTERETTTAGSIEGLFVKKSDEGYTPETFLTSSLLQEGTKREIYSVPDTAEYVDTDKEVASKMRENGPSLDPASKTETHNESRRLIRTGGKWKIDHDHDAVIPEEANHNRIDVKVKRSDQIERLKQKMVEEEQEGELVAGISHQEKRRAAQTIKEIGDKEKGAKKSEDIAHAVYKELIEKEDQVLINNIASPLSIFPAQVENATIQIIIRSQNKPPASHISPSLPVTPTQIPPDSSHPPTLYTTDSFQSPSVNIHIPNSVSHITDLTESLGGHLKQKEMEVKAGSVIEDVMAKNVLLKPAWKEVQTHRAEDKGEINIVVQPYEEEFILLVQTATTQPNEAKFFTREPNSTSKINAVLSAEVPRLAHKSNTSQSMGKYRNVELMENYTKLTGKQNKASSPQLQLNKSSAKPQLGTAKTPSPRPVKNNKQSKNKTIKKSKEKRRKKNNKTQKPPKKKKEILPPTQFPYFMDNYCPIECACYGRVVQCSDKGVDKVPYGIPYNSRYILLMNNYINSIQLDLLNQYDSMEFLVLSNNRLTDGSIEGAFEGVPALKRLYLDRNLLQRVPADLPASLEELRLDNNRLTVISKAAWAWCPGLLVLSLSNNSLGNNSVPNGVLSPLGNLRTLNLDHNMLISVPLGLPLSIKELYLKGNVLESFGRGAFNGKSGLVVLDLSANRLINKGLDRDSFLNTTFLESINLEGNRLKQVPQHLPLSVKTLNLEGNFISSIKKSAFRSLKKLEHLGLAWNKIFKVTTGAFRMLPVLHQLDLSHNTLKQVPRQLPKGLHSVALKHNKIRSVPRDAFCWGNKTLSGLVKVQLEHNFIDMAKLDAHAFRCLRGFQVVHFY; translated from the exons ATGATGG AGAAAATAGAAGTGCTGACACTCACACTTGTCCTGCTGTGCACTGTCTCTGGATTTTCACAGA GACTGACTTTCGCTCAGATAGACGGATGGAACAGCCATGACCAGTCTGACTTGAGAAATAAGGAGCTTAGCGATGTCTTTACATCTGCAGAGATGAGAAAAAATGGCGCCGAAAATATTACTGAGGAATCCACTCAAATGACAAAAACTGAGGAACAGAGGGGTGAAAGGAATACCTCAGAGAGGAACCCTACTAGAGAGCTTGTCGAGAAAGTAAAGACTGtgaaggaaagaaggggagatgGACTGACTTCACAGATAGAAACAGAAatggaggaaaacacagagcGTGAAACGACCACAGCTGGCAGTATAGAAGGACTCTTTGTAAAGAAAAGTGATGAAGGGTACACCCCTGAGACATTTCTCACAAGTAGTCTTTTACAAGaaggaacaaaaagagagatCTACTCTGTACCAGACACAGCTGAATATGTAGATACAGATAAAGAGGTTGCAtcgaaaatgagagaaaatggACCGAGTTTGGACCCTGCCTCaaagacagagacacacaatGAGAGCAGGAGACTGATACGTACTGGGGGAAAATGGAAAATAGATCATGATCATGATGCAGTGATACCAGAGGAAGCGAATCACAACAGGATAGATGTGAAAGTGAAGAGAAGTGATCAAATAGAGAGGCTAAAACAAAAAATGGTTGAAGAGGAGCAAGAAGGAGAGctagttgcagggatcagtcaTCAGGAGAAGAGAAGAGCGGCACAAACTATAAAAGAAATAGGAGACAAGGAGAAGGGCGCAAAAAAGAGTGAGGACATAGCCCATGCAGTCTATAAGGAATTAATAGAAAAAGAAGATCAGGTATTAATTAACAACATTGCATCTCCTTTAAGTATATTTCCTGCTCAGGTAGAAAATGCCACAATTCAAATTATCATCCGTTCTCAAAATAAGCCTCCCGCTTCTCACATCTCCCCTTCACTTCCTGTCACACCCACACAAATTCCTCCAGACTCCTCTCACCCTCCCACCCTTTACACCACGGATAGTTTTCAGTCTCCTTCTGTCAATATTCACATTCCTAACTCAGTCAGTCACATCACAGACTTAACAGAGAGTCTGGGGGGCCATCTCAagcagaaagaaatggaagtGAAGGCTGGCTCAGTTATAGAAGATGTAATggctaaaaatgttttgttgaaaCCAGCATGGAAAGAggtacaaacacacagagcagaggaCAAGGGGGAAATAAACATAGTTGTGCAACCATATGAGGAGGAATTTATCTTGTTGGTccaaacagcaacaacacaacCCAATGAAGCAAAGTTTTTCACCAGAGAGCCAAACTCAACATcaaaaataaatgcagttttATCTGCTGAAGTGCCTCGGCTTGCACACAAATCAAACACGTCGCAGTCGATGGGAAAATACCGAAATGTTGAACTGATGGAGAATTACACCAAACTTACAGGGAAGCAAAATAAAGCATCTTCTCCGCAACTACAGCTGAACAAATCTTCAGCCAAACCACAGCTCGGAACTGCCAAAACACCTTCACCGAGGCCagtgaaaaacaacaagcaaaGCAAAAATAAGACCATCAAGAAGTCCAAggaaaagagaaggaagaagaaCAATAAAACCCAAAAgccaccaaagaagaagaaagaaatcttACCACCAACGCAGTTTCCTTACTTTATGGACAACTATTGTCCAATCGAGTGTGCCTGCTATGGAAG AGTGGTCCAGTGCTCAGACAAAGGTGTGGATAAGGTTCCTTATGGTATCCCCTATAATTCCCGCTACATCCTCCTTATGAATAACTACATCAACAGCATCCAGCTGGACCTGCTAAATCAATATGACTCTATGGAGTTCCTTGTACTAAGCAACAATCGTCTCACAGATGGTTCAATTGAGGGAGCTTTTGAAGGGGTCCCAGCTCTGAAACGCCTCTACTTGGATAGGAATCTCTTACAAAGGGTGCCAGCAGACCTTCCAGCTTCTCTGGAGGAGCTTCGTCTGGACAACAACCGCCTGACCGTGATCTCGAAGGCAGCCTGGGCATGGTGCCCTGGCCTCTTGGTTCTGAGCCTCAGCAACAACAGCCTTGGGAATAATTCAGTTCCTAATGGCGTGCTCTCCCCTCTAGGGAACCTGCGCACTCTAAACCTGGATCACAACATGTTGATCTCAGTACCTCTGGGGTTACCATTGTCAATCAAAGAACTCTATCTTAAGGGTAACGTCCTTGAGAGTTTTGGCCGAGGAGCTTTCAACGGGAAATCAGGGTTGGTGGTGTTGGACCTGAGTGCAAACAGACTGATAAACAAAGGGCTAGATAGGGATTCCTTCCTCAATACAACGTTCTTGGAAAGCATCAACTTAGAGGGGAACAGACTAAAACAGGTGCCACAACACCTTCCTCTATCTGTTAAAACTCTAAATTTGGAAGGAAACTTCATATCTTCCATAAAGAAATCAGCTTTCAGAAGTTTGAAAAAGCTAGAGCACCTAGGCTTAGCATGGAATAAAATCTTTAAAGTGACAACAGGTGCATTCAGGATGCTGCCCGTACTGCACCAGTTAGACCTGAGTCACAACACACTGAAGCAGGTGCCCAGACAGTTACCTAAAGGTTTGCACTCAGTAGCACTCAAGCACAACAAGATTCGGTCAGTGCCTCGTGATGCTTTCTGCTGGGGCAATAAAACTCTCAGCGGACTTGTGAAAGTGCAGTTGGAGCACAATTTCATTGATATGGCAAAGCTGGATGCACATGCCTTCAGATGCTTACGGGGCTTCCAGGTGGTGCACTTCTATTGA